A genomic stretch from Corynebacterium kutscheri includes:
- a CDS encoding extracellular solute-binding protein, producing MVHTKKLIAVLGVAALGLSACSSDSSSSSASSDSSSGEKTQNVTLAVWTAQEEQSDSNSWLQTMQREFEKQNPNYNITWKNSVVPAADAGTTVNQDPSAAADVYVFANDQLGALLDSGAIGALSDDGQAQLNEQGSETMVASVTGQDGDVYGLPYEPNTWFMYYNKSKLSEDDVKSFDTMLEKARVSFPMSNSWYLPAFYAAAGATFFGEDGLDKDAGINLGDRATEVTEYLTTVVSNPNFVNDVDGAGIGGLANGNVDVVFSGAWDAKNVQEALGDNYGVASLPTYTLGGEELQLKAFSGSKAVAYNPNTANPRVASEFAAFLASSDSQLTHFELNGVIPADKTLAADSTISSDPVSVALLETVSDASILQPTFKAMSQFWDPTENFGKALVNKEVTAANAAEKIDALSTSLKQL from the coding sequence ATGGTCCATACCAAGAAGTTAATCGCTGTTCTCGGCGTCGCCGCACTAGGATTGAGTGCTTGCTCGAGCGACTCTTCTAGTTCTTCTGCTAGCTCTGATTCCTCTTCTGGTGAGAAGACCCAGAACGTGACTTTGGCTGTGTGGACTGCACAAGAAGAGCAGAGCGATTCTAATTCTTGGTTGCAGACAATGCAGCGAGAATTTGAAAAACAAAATCCTAACTACAACATCACCTGGAAGAACTCTGTTGTTCCAGCTGCTGATGCCGGTACCACGGTAAACCAGGATCCTTCCGCAGCTGCAGACGTCTATGTTTTTGCTAATGACCAGCTAGGTGCCTTACTTGATTCTGGCGCTATTGGTGCGCTTTCTGACGATGGCCAAGCACAGCTGAACGAACAAGGTTCTGAGACTATGGTTGCCTCGGTAACCGGTCAAGATGGCGATGTTTATGGTCTTCCTTATGAGCCAAACACCTGGTTCATGTACTACAACAAGTCTAAGCTCAGCGAGGATGATGTTAAGAGCTTTGACACCATGTTAGAAAAAGCTCGCGTCTCCTTCCCAATGTCAAACTCCTGGTATCTTCCAGCTTTCTATGCTGCAGCAGGTGCAACCTTCTTTGGCGAGGACGGCCTCGATAAGGATGCTGGTATTAATCTCGGCGACCGAGCAACGGAAGTTACTGAATACCTGACCACTGTTGTTTCAAACCCGAACTTCGTTAACGACGTCGATGGTGCCGGTATCGGTGGCCTCGCTAATGGCAACGTTGATGTTGTATTCTCCGGTGCTTGGGACGCTAAGAACGTCCAGGAAGCACTAGGGGACAACTATGGTGTTGCATCTCTACCTACCTACACACTCGGTGGCGAGGAACTACAACTTAAGGCATTCTCCGGTTCCAAGGCTGTTGCCTATAACCCAAACACGGCAAACCCACGGGTTGCTTCCGAGTTCGCTGCATTCCTTGCTTCGAGTGACTCTCAGCTCACTCACTTCGAACTTAATGGTGTTATCCCAGCCGACAAGACACTAGCTGCTGATTCCACTATTTCTTCTGATCCAGTATCGGTAGCTTTGCTTGAAACCGTCAGTGATGCTTCCATTTTGCAGCCAACCTTTAAGGCTATGTCTCAGTTCTGGGATCCAACTGAGAACTTCGGTAAGGCATTGGTGAACAAGGAAGTCACCGCGGCTAATGCTGCCGAGAAGATCGATGCATTGAGCACCAGCTTAAAGCAACTCTAA
- a CDS encoding carbohydrate ABC transporter permease, translating into MTAPAIEQQEPLVVPTKPIKKQKKRGAKRSDAPSPYRISQAWSQGDIKTKLSLVIFGLGNITRKQYTKGIAFLAIELIALYAFFTKGIPALKELPSLGTGEQTRVKVDGFWTYQNSDPSVVILLGGVASVFLTLVFIWFATIALRSGYKAQVFEQKRGSARSLKEDLHALTDDDAPILLMSLPVAGILIFTVLPLVFMISMAFTSYDSNHVQKFDWVGLDNFYAVFSNEGGAVNGRLFLQVLTWTLVWAFFATFLNYFAGMVLAMIINRKTTRGKSFWRAIFSLSVAVPQFVTLLIMRSMLQPEGIINRLLQDWGLTDSALPFFTDATWARVTVILINLWVGIPYTIMQVTGILQNIPGELYEAARLDGANWWQIYRNVTLPYMLFVTTPYLITTFTANVNNFNVIYMLSGGDPTPVGASAGKTDLLITWLYKLTVDRGDYNLGAVIGIFTFIVLSVVALITYRRSGSYRNEEGFQ; encoded by the coding sequence ATGACTGCTCCAGCAATTGAACAGCAAGAGCCACTGGTCGTGCCCACAAAACCTATAAAGAAGCAGAAGAAGCGTGGCGCAAAACGTAGCGATGCGCCTAGCCCTTATCGTATCTCTCAAGCTTGGTCACAGGGAGATATAAAAACAAAGCTTTCATTAGTTATTTTTGGTCTAGGCAATATTACCCGTAAGCAGTACACAAAGGGTATCGCTTTTCTCGCCATAGAACTTATTGCCTTATACGCTTTTTTCACTAAAGGAATTCCTGCGCTTAAGGAATTACCATCCTTAGGTACCGGTGAACAGACTCGTGTCAAAGTTGATGGATTCTGGACCTACCAAAATAGTGATCCATCAGTAGTTATTTTGCTTGGTGGAGTAGCTTCTGTCTTCCTCACCCTCGTCTTTATTTGGTTTGCAACTATTGCCTTGCGCAGTGGCTATAAAGCACAGGTATTTGAGCAAAAACGAGGTAGTGCTCGCTCGCTAAAAGAAGACCTTCATGCATTAACTGATGATGATGCCCCAATTTTGCTGATGAGTCTGCCAGTAGCTGGCATCCTTATCTTTACGGTATTGCCCTTGGTGTTCATGATCTCCATGGCATTTACCAGCTACGATTCAAATCACGTTCAGAAGTTCGACTGGGTTGGGTTAGATAACTTCTACGCTGTGTTCTCCAATGAAGGTGGCGCTGTTAATGGCCGACTATTCCTTCAGGTTCTTACCTGGACTTTAGTGTGGGCATTTTTTGCTACCTTCTTGAACTACTTTGCGGGCATGGTCTTAGCGATGATCATTAACCGCAAAACCACTCGTGGTAAATCATTCTGGCGGGCAATTTTCTCCCTATCAGTGGCAGTGCCACAGTTCGTTACTTTGCTGATTATGCGCTCAATGCTGCAACCAGAAGGTATTATTAACCGGCTCTTGCAGGACTGGGGTTTGACGGATTCTGCACTACCATTTTTCACTGATGCCACATGGGCACGAGTTACCGTGATTCTTATCAACCTGTGGGTTGGTATTCCATACACCATTATGCAGGTCACCGGTATTTTGCAGAATATTCCAGGTGAACTCTATGAGGCAGCACGCCTTGATGGCGCTAACTGGTGGCAGATTTATCGCAATGTCACCTTGCCATACATGCTGTTTGTGACCACCCCGTACCTGATTACAACTTTCACCGCTAACGTTAATAACTTTAACGTGATTTATATGCTCTCTGGCGGAGACCCAACTCCAGTGGGCGCTTCTGCTGGTAAGACAGATCTTTTGATTACCTGGCTGTATAAACTAACCGTCGATCGTGGCGACTACAACCTGGGCGCAGTCATCGGTATTTTCACCTTCATTGTTCTCTCTGTGGTGGCTTTGATTACGTACCGCCGAAGCGGCTCGTACCGTAACGAGGAAGGATTCCAGTGA
- a CDS encoding sugar ABC transporter permease, translated as MTIDQDKYTTTNQRRMRRITDIVVHTFLGILAFLWIIPIVWVVAESFNANPAPYTNTFFPTEYSLDNYTKLFTDTQVLNFPKMFLNTLIIAIFTCLISVTFVMLVSYSLSRMRFSFRKVYMNIALILGMFPGIMSVVAIYFILKAMGLTQGWTTNLALIIVYSAGSGMGFYMMKGFMDTIPISLDEAALLDGCTRWQIFYMIILPIARPMIVYQAIIGFLTPWLDFVLAKAIARTQENYTVSLGLWKMLEREYIYDWFARFAAGAVCISIPIAILFIVMQRFYQESMAGSVKG; from the coding sequence ATGACTATCGATCAAGATAAATATACGACCACAAACCAACGTCGTATGCGTCGGATCACTGATATTGTGGTGCATACCTTCCTTGGCATTCTAGCGTTTCTATGGATTATTCCTATCGTATGGGTCGTTGCAGAAAGTTTTAACGCTAACCCTGCTCCATACACCAATACGTTTTTCCCAACGGAATATAGCCTAGATAACTACACCAAACTTTTTACCGATACCCAGGTGTTGAACTTCCCGAAGATGTTCCTTAACACCCTGATTATCGCTATTTTTACTTGCTTGATCAGTGTTACCTTCGTGATGTTGGTTTCTTATTCGCTTTCGCGGATGCGCTTTAGCTTCCGTAAAGTCTATATGAATATTGCACTGATTTTGGGTATGTTCCCAGGCATTATGAGTGTGGTAGCTATTTACTTCATTCTTAAAGCAATGGGGCTTACCCAGGGCTGGACTACCAACCTAGCGCTGATTATCGTTTATTCGGCTGGTTCTGGCATGGGCTTTTATATGATGAAGGGCTTCATGGATACTATTCCAATTTCCTTAGATGAAGCTGCTTTGCTTGACGGTTGTACCCGGTGGCAAATCTTCTACATGATTATTCTCCCCATTGCCCGTCCGATGATTGTTTATCAAGCAATTATTGGCTTCCTTACCCCATGGCTAGATTTTGTACTAGCAAAAGCTATTGCCCGTACCCAGGAAAACTATACGGTTTCTTTAGGCCTGTGGAAGATGCTAGAGCGAGAATACATTTATGACTGGTTTGCTCGTTTCGCAGCTGGTGCAGTATGTATTTCTATTCCTATCGCGATCCTATTTATCGTGATGCAACGCTTCTACCAGGAATCTATGGCCGGTTCCGTTAAGGGTTAA
- a CDS encoding TraX family protein, with the protein MSTQTPPGIGHGFGLRKLLIIASWLAGSQIIGRAFIVFDDADLAEQSLGLLTWGLLFEVISWAAVPIFTWYFVYLIKRGCALRQLFLWTVVLAAVSEIPYDLVSEGSFFSLASQNPVWALAMSIILLTAIQYTQPLPQLARIVILVCVFAAAVFWLILLSIGVRLGIAPLGVLVIGFFFIFYYLWDQENRMMLSTGGFGAVMFMTPGIGVVFLHYRAPLIQQDTLVSRIWMWCYPIVLGVAGLVFYFFT; encoded by the coding sequence GTGAGTACTCAGACCCCACCTGGTATTGGTCATGGCTTTGGCCTGCGTAAATTATTAATAATTGCTTCTTGGTTGGCAGGTAGCCAGATCATTGGACGCGCATTTATTGTTTTTGATGATGCAGATCTTGCAGAGCAATCGCTGGGGCTTTTAACCTGGGGTTTACTTTTTGAAGTCATCTCATGGGCGGCTGTACCCATTTTTACTTGGTACTTTGTTTATTTGATTAAACGTGGTTGTGCGTTACGTCAACTTTTTCTTTGGACAGTTGTACTTGCTGCGGTTTCTGAGATTCCTTATGACCTAGTAAGTGAGGGCTCTTTTTTCAGTTTGGCTAGCCAGAACCCAGTGTGGGCATTAGCAATGAGCATAATTTTGCTGACCGCAATTCAATATACTCAACCACTGCCGCAGTTAGCCCGGATAGTAATTCTTGTCTGCGTGTTTGCAGCTGCTGTTTTCTGGCTCATTCTGCTAAGCATCGGTGTCCGACTAGGTATTGCACCACTAGGGGTATTAGTTATCGGGTTTTTCTTTATTTTCTATTACCTATGGGATCAAGAAAACCGAATGATGCTTAGCACTGGTGGCTTTGGTGCAGTGATGTTTATGACTCCTGGTATCGGTGTGGTTTTCTTGCACTATCGGGCACCACTGATCCAGCAGGATACCCTGGTTTCTCGAATCTGGATGTGGTGTTATCCCATCGTTCTAGGGGTAGCTGGCCTGGTATTTTATTTCTTTACCTAG
- a CDS encoding DUF4032 domain-containing protein, which yields MQPSMHITNGTIAPALLGLPWHLPLVDWPEELLAALPRGISRHEVRFVKIPGMVIAIKEIGQRSAHHEYRMLRDLRRLGAPAVQPLAVITGRKDENGEELTAALVTEHLEFSLPYRAVFSQAMRAETADRLIDSLAVLLVRMHLLNFFWGDVSLSNTLFRRDADSFSGYLVDAETGELQPQLTDSRRLYDLEIARVNIIGELMDLQSGALLPEDIDTIDIGNRIISKYELLWHELTGEQAINADEYWKVESRVEKLNKLGFDVGELKIDTTDQGQKLIMRPRVVDAGHHHRALMRLTGMDVQEGQARRILNAIAAYRAINGKDNIAEVQVAHEWLNKVFEPIISMIPTEYAAKLQPAQMFHEVIENQWYLSEQAGYEVPLQEAAEHYINTVLPTRRDEAVFLDLDPHDELSQA from the coding sequence ATGCAACCATCGATGCACATCACTAATGGGACTATTGCGCCTGCACTTCTTGGACTACCGTGGCACCTTCCACTTGTGGACTGGCCTGAAGAACTCCTTGCCGCGCTGCCGCGCGGTATTTCTCGCCATGAAGTGCGCTTCGTCAAAATCCCAGGCATGGTTATTGCAATAAAAGAAATCGGACAGCGTTCTGCCCATCACGAATATAGAATGCTACGTGATCTGCGTCGCCTTGGCGCTCCTGCGGTACAACCGCTAGCAGTTATCACCGGACGTAAAGATGAAAATGGGGAAGAGCTTACCGCAGCGTTAGTCACGGAGCACTTAGAGTTTTCACTCCCCTACCGTGCGGTATTTTCCCAAGCTATGCGCGCTGAAACAGCTGACCGGCTTATCGACTCACTCGCTGTGCTCTTAGTACGAATGCATCTGCTTAATTTCTTCTGGGGCGATGTCAGCTTGTCCAATACTCTTTTTCGTCGTGACGCTGATTCTTTCTCCGGTTATCTCGTTGATGCAGAAACTGGTGAATTACAACCACAACTTACTGATTCTCGTCGACTTTATGACCTAGAAATAGCGCGAGTGAATATCATCGGTGAGCTGATGGATCTGCAAAGTGGTGCTTTATTGCCCGAAGACATTGACACAATTGATATTGGCAATCGAATTATAAGTAAATACGAGTTGCTCTGGCATGAACTTACTGGTGAGCAAGCAATCAATGCTGATGAGTATTGGAAAGTAGAAAGTCGCGTCGAAAAGCTTAATAAGCTGGGTTTCGATGTCGGGGAGCTTAAAATTGACACTACCGATCAGGGACAAAAACTTATTATGCGTCCGCGAGTAGTAGATGCTGGGCACCATCACCGTGCACTCATGCGGCTTACTGGTATGGATGTTCAAGAGGGGCAGGCGCGTCGTATTCTTAATGCGATTGCTGCTTATCGAGCAATTAACGGCAAAGACAATATCGCTGAGGTACAAGTAGCCCATGAATGGCTTAATAAGGTTTTTGAGCCGATTATTTCTATGATTCCGACGGAATATGCCGCCAAGCTACAACCGGCACAGATGTTCCACGAGGTTATTGAGAACCAGTGGTATCTTTCCGAACAGGCTGGTTACGAGGTTCCCCTGCAAGAAGCCGCCGAGCACTATATCAACACAGTTCTACCTACCCGTCGTGACGAAGCCGTCTTTTTAGATCTTGATCCGCACGACGAACTTTCTCAAGCCTAG